Proteins encoded within one genomic window of Haladaptatus sp. QDMS2:
- a CDS encoding acyl-CoA synthetase: MTGIPRAADFTWEAVFDQFDWDAPRELNLTHEVVTRNVGKGTALTWYGDGGDAVELTYADLEAQSSQVANALSDLGVSRGDPVATLVPRLPELYPIFLGIWRAGAVYVPLFTAFGPDAIAARAGDADVNVIFTTPEYRDRVAAVEDEVGFEHVVVVDREGVGVAEEDHAHTDLLAGQPTSHETVRTSADDVSTLEYTSGTTGPPKGCLLTHRVLAALYPYLWYGMGLTGDEVFWGAADPGWMYGLLTAGIAPVSMGVENVLYAGEFDPAAWYDVMERAGVTTLASSPTAYRGLMAEDTLHEDYDLALERGNSAGEPLNPEVVRWFDDELSVPVYDQYGVTEVGMVVGNQHVAPDRFVQGSMGTSIPGFEVQVLADGERAAEGETGELAVKRGGGTYFDGYLNRPQATANSWTAIDGAEWFLTGDAATFEDGVYWFVGRADDVIISSGYRIGPFEVESTLIEHEAVAEAAVVGVPDDQRGEVVAAFVVLRNEFEATQQLREDIVGFVKGKLAHHAYPRRLHIVDDLPKTSSGKIRRVELRDRVRSV, encoded by the coding sequence ATGACGGGCATACCAAGGGCGGCCGATTTTACCTGGGAGGCGGTGTTCGACCAGTTCGACTGGGACGCCCCCCGAGAACTGAACCTCACCCACGAAGTCGTCACGCGAAACGTCGGCAAGGGCACGGCACTGACGTGGTACGGCGACGGCGGCGACGCGGTCGAGCTCACCTACGCCGACCTCGAAGCACAGAGTTCGCAGGTGGCAAACGCGCTCTCCGACCTCGGCGTCTCCCGGGGCGACCCCGTGGCGACGCTCGTCCCGCGACTACCGGAACTCTACCCGATTTTCCTCGGCATCTGGCGAGCGGGAGCGGTGTACGTCCCGCTGTTCACCGCGTTTGGCCCGGACGCCATCGCGGCACGGGCAGGCGACGCCGACGTAAACGTCATCTTCACGACCCCGGAGTACCGCGACCGCGTGGCGGCCGTCGAGGACGAGGTGGGCTTCGAGCACGTCGTCGTGGTGGACCGGGAGGGGGTGGGCGTCGCCGAGGAAGACCACGCCCACACAGACCTCCTCGCGGGCCAACCGACGAGCCACGAGACGGTGCGGACGAGCGCCGACGACGTGTCGACGCTCGAATACACCTCTGGAACGACGGGCCCTCCGAAGGGCTGTCTGCTCACCCATCGCGTGCTCGCCGCGCTCTACCCCTACCTCTGGTACGGAATGGGCCTCACCGGCGACGAGGTGTTCTGGGGCGCGGCCGACCCCGGCTGGATGTACGGCCTGCTCACCGCCGGCATCGCGCCCGTGAGCATGGGCGTCGAGAACGTGCTGTACGCGGGGGAGTTCGACCCGGCGGCCTGGTACGACGTGATGGAGCGCGCCGGAGTCACGACCCTCGCGAGCAGTCCGACGGCCTACCGCGGCCTCATGGCGGAGGACACTCTTCACGAGGACTACGACCTCGCACTCGAACGGGGGAACAGCGCGGGCGAACCGCTCAATCCGGAGGTCGTCCGGTGGTTCGACGACGAACTTTCCGTGCCCGTGTACGACCAGTACGGCGTCACGGAAGTCGGGATGGTCGTCGGCAACCAGCACGTCGCCCCCGACCGGTTCGTCCAGGGGAGCATGGGGACGTCGATTCCGGGGTTCGAGGTGCAGGTGCTCGCAGACGGAGAGCGAGCCGCGGAAGGCGAGACCGGCGAACTCGCGGTCAAACGCGGCGGCGGGACGTATTTCGACGGCTATTTGAACCGGCCGCAAGCGACCGCGAACTCCTGGACGGCAATCGACGGTGCGGAGTGGTTTCTGACCGGCGACGCGGCCACCTTCGAGGACGGCGTCTACTGGTTCGTCGGCCGGGCCGACGACGTCATCATCTCCTCGGGGTATCGTATCGGCCCGTTCGAAGTCGAGAGCACGCTCATCGAACACGAGGCCGTGGCGGAGGCAGCGGTCGTCGGCGTCCCCGACGACCAGCGCGGCGAGGTGGTCGCGGCGTTCGTCGTCCTCAGAAACGAGTTCGAGGCGACCCAACAGCTCCGCGAGGACATCGTCGGATTCGTGAAGGGGAAACTCGCCCACCACGCCTACCCGCGTCGTCTCCACATCGTAGACGACCTGCCGAAGACGTCGAGCGGGAAGATCCGACGCGTCGAGTTGCGCGACCGCGTTCGCTCCGTGTGA
- a CDS encoding amidohydrolase, which translates to MSQGIRDRAVEIRRTFHRYPEPSWREFLTTSRLVDELEALDVDELHVGSDVLVSESRMSVPEEADLDHWFEKARENGAREDVLEKTKGGHTGVVAVVEKGDGPVLGLRVDIDALPQPESTDESHYPVQEGFRSENENAMHACGHDSHMTMGLGTIEAIQQSDFSGTLKVFFQPAEEVLGGGKSMADSPLIEDVEGLLAVHIGLGHPSGEIVAGSVKPLSVQKSTVRFTGEPAHAGLAPNEGRNVMQAAAAAIQNLYAIPRHADGMTRVNVGKAKIGEASNIIPDHGELQIEVRAETNDLRDYMQEKAERTIRAAAEMHDVEVDIEMVSRAPRVDSDETSIDAVATAAKETDGVTSVLRTGNFGASEDATYLMRAVQENGGVAGFPIVGTDHPGGHHTATFDVNEDDIFVGIDVLSGALLELERRV; encoded by the coding sequence ATGAGTCAGGGAATCAGAGACCGGGCGGTCGAGATTCGACGAACCTTCCACCGATACCCAGAACCGTCGTGGCGCGAATTCCTCACGACGAGCCGACTGGTAGACGAACTCGAAGCCCTCGACGTGGACGAGCTTCACGTCGGCAGCGACGTGCTCGTCTCGGAATCGCGGATGAGCGTCCCCGAGGAAGCCGACCTCGACCACTGGTTCGAGAAAGCGCGCGAAAACGGGGCTCGCGAAGACGTTCTCGAAAAGACGAAGGGGGGTCACACAGGTGTCGTCGCGGTCGTCGAGAAAGGCGACGGCCCCGTACTCGGCCTGCGCGTGGACATCGACGCGCTCCCGCAGCCGGAATCGACCGACGAGAGCCACTACCCCGTCCAAGAGGGCTTTCGCTCCGAAAACGAGAACGCGATGCACGCCTGCGGCCACGACTCGCACATGACGATGGGCCTTGGAACCATCGAGGCCATCCAGCAGAGCGACTTTTCGGGCACGCTCAAAGTGTTCTTCCAGCCCGCAGAGGAGGTTCTCGGCGGCGGCAAGTCGATGGCAGACTCGCCGCTCATCGAGGACGTGGAGGGATTGCTCGCGGTCCACATCGGCCTCGGCCACCCGTCCGGTGAAATCGTCGCCGGGAGCGTGAAACCGCTCTCCGTCCAGAAATCGACGGTGAGGTTCACCGGCGAACCGGCCCACGCGGGCCTCGCGCCGAACGAGGGGCGCAACGTCATGCAGGCGGCCGCCGCGGCCATTCAGAACCTCTACGCGATTCCGCGCCACGCAGACGGCATGACGCGGGTGAACGTCGGCAAGGCCAAGATTGGCGAGGCGTCGAACATCATCCCCGACCACGGCGAACTGCAAATCGAGGTTCGTGCCGAGACGAACGACCTGCGAGACTACATGCAAGAAAAAGCAGAACGCACCATCCGGGCGGCCGCCGAAATGCACGACGTGGAGGTAGACATCGAGATGGTGAGCCGTGCTCCGCGCGTGGACAGCGACGAGACATCGATTGACGCGGTTGCGACCGCTGCAAAAGAGACCGACGGTGTCACTTCGGTGCTGCGCACCGGGAACTTCGGCGCGAGCGAGGACGCCACCTACCTCATGCGAGCGGTGCAGGAGAACGGCGGCGTCGCTGGCTTCCCCATCGTCGGGACGGACCACCCCGGCGGCCACCACACGGCGACGTTCGACGTGAACGAGGACGACATCTTCGTCGGCATCGACGTCCTCTCGGGGGCGCTGTTGGAACTCGAGCGCCGAGTATGA
- a CDS encoding NADPH:quinone reductase, whose product MRAIRYHEYGDESVLSLDEVPKPNPGAGEVRVAIEAASVNPIDAKLRSGLLEPTAGLPHVCGVDLAGVVDAVGAGVTRLEPGDRVYGTGFGWKDDGTYAEYAAVPAARLATLPDAVSFETGAAAALVCATAWRGLVTRGDLRVGETCLVHGASGGVGHVAVQIAVNAGATVVGTARGEEATAFVEGLGATAVVDYREDDLADAVRASLAGRPVDVVLDSHADKHIETDLAAVGRGGRVVVIGQGARAALTPERALAAMFDDADIRFMSIMASMDDQRRVLTAVSPLLAAGSIDPVIEAAYPLAEAADAMAHAASPGVLGKIVIETTE is encoded by the coding sequence ATGCGTGCCATTCGATACCACGAGTACGGCGACGAGTCTGTGCTCTCGCTCGACGAGGTGCCGAAACCGAATCCGGGAGCGGGCGAAGTGCGCGTCGCCATCGAGGCGGCGAGCGTCAATCCGATCGACGCGAAACTCAGAAGCGGCCTGCTCGAACCGACGGCGGGCCTGCCCCACGTCTGCGGCGTGGATCTCGCGGGCGTCGTGGACGCGGTCGGTGCGGGCGTCACGCGCCTCGAACCCGGCGACAGGGTCTATGGAACGGGTTTCGGGTGGAAGGACGACGGGACGTACGCCGAGTACGCGGCGGTTCCGGCTGCTAGACTCGCAACCCTCCCCGATGCAGTCTCCTTCGAGACGGGCGCGGCGGCCGCGCTCGTCTGTGCGACGGCGTGGCGCGGACTCGTCACGCGAGGCGACCTGCGGGTCGGTGAAACGTGTCTCGTCCACGGCGCGTCGGGCGGCGTCGGCCACGTCGCCGTCCAGATTGCGGTCAACGCCGGGGCGACCGTCGTCGGGACGGCCCGCGGCGAGGAAGCGACCGCGTTCGTGGAGGGACTCGGCGCGACGGCCGTCGTCGACTACCGCGAGGACGACCTGGCGGATGCGGTCCGCGCGTCGCTCGCGGGCAGACCCGTGGACGTCGTGCTGGATTCGCACGCGGACAAACACATCGAAACCGACCTCGCGGCGGTCGGCCGCGGCGGCCGCGTCGTCGTCATCGGGCAGGGTGCGCGCGCGGCGCTGACCCCCGAACGAGCCCTCGCGGCAATGTTTGACGACGCCGACATTCGGTTCATGTCTATCATGGCTTCGATGGACGACCAACGACGGGTCCTTACGGCGGTTTCACCACTACTCGCAGCGGGGTCTATCGACCCCGTCATCGAGGCGGCCTACCCCCTCGCCGAGGCGGCGGACGCGATGGCACACGCGGCGTCGCCAGGAGTGTTAGGAAAAATCGTGATAGAAACAACTGAGTGA
- a CDS encoding asparaginase encodes MTPHIAVLSTGGTIASTGTDKGATPTRAGDELVEAVPGLTDHADISVEEVAQISSFALGFDTMATIVRRVRELAAEGVDGVVVTHGTDTMEESAYFVDVVAGDTIPVVFTGAQRRGDEPGADGPANLLTAVRAASHERVREAGGAYIAFADSLYSARTVTKGHTSNLDTFYAPDAGPVANVLRGYVRFFREPGSESVSIPATDVTARVEMVKSAAGVDGRQIERALEDGVSGIVLEGMGLGNTTPGLETAAAEAIDRGVPVVVTSRCHGGAVNGIYGKEGGARTLEEHGAILGGDLPAQKARITLALALSATDDPEEARELVATAAMSAI; translated from the coding sequence ATGACACCACACATCGCGGTTCTTTCGACTGGCGGAACCATCGCGAGCACCGGCACCGACAAGGGCGCGACCCCCACGAGGGCGGGCGACGAACTGGTTGAGGCCGTCCCCGGCCTCACCGACCACGCGGACATCTCGGTCGAGGAGGTGGCCCAGATTTCGAGTTTTGCACTCGGTTTCGATACGATGGCCACCATCGTCCGGCGAGTCCGCGAACTCGCCGCAGAGGGGGTAGACGGCGTCGTCGTCACCCACGGCACGGACACGATGGAGGAGTCTGCGTACTTCGTCGACGTGGTCGCGGGCGATACGATTCCGGTCGTGTTCACGGGAGCGCAACGTCGGGGCGACGAACCCGGCGCAGACGGCCCGGCTAACCTGCTCACAGCAGTTCGCGCTGCGAGTCACGAGCGCGTCCGCGAGGCGGGCGGGGCGTACATCGCTTTCGCGGACAGTCTCTACTCCGCACGCACCGTGACGAAGGGCCACACCAGCAATCTCGATACGTTCTACGCGCCCGACGCGGGGCCGGTGGCGAACGTGCTTCGGGGCTACGTCCGCTTCTTCCGCGAACCGGGCAGCGAGTCGGTTTCGATTCCCGCGACGGACGTGACCGCCCGCGTCGAGATGGTGAAGAGCGCCGCGGGCGTCGATGGCCGGCAGATAGAACGCGCCCTCGAAGACGGCGTCTCCGGCATCGTTCTCGAAGGGATGGGCCTCGGAAATACGACGCCGGGGCTCGAAACGGCGGCAGCCGAAGCAATCGACCGGGGCGTGCCCGTCGTCGTCACCTCGCGGTGTCACGGCGGCGCGGTCAACGGCATCTATGGCAAGGAAGGCGGCGCGCGCACCCTCGAAGAACACGGCGCGATTCTGGGCGGCGACCTGCCGGCGCAGAAAGCCCGCATCACCCTGGCGCTCGCGCTGTCTGCGACCGACGACCCAGAGGAAGCGCGCGAACTCGTCGCCACTGCAGCGATGTCCGCCATCTGA